A genome region from Lucilia cuprina isolate Lc7/37 chromosome 3, ASM2204524v1, whole genome shotgun sequence includes the following:
- the LOC124418925 gene encoding gentisate transporter-like → MYVLLMLCVLFASKKFNRTLILFVVLAASGIFGVLSILIKIPLAAIYMIAIMLCSGVATSVMSAIVVDIYPTNLRAMAVCISLMLGRIGSVSGSYIMGALIESHCELAFYTSSFALILAGCLGFLMPKTQENKKQINDNQTI, encoded by the exons ATGTATGTGTTGTTGATGTTATGTGTGCTGTTTGCGAGCAAAAAATTCAATCGCACTCTAATATtat TCGTAGTTCTTGCTGCTTCTGGTATTTTTGGAGTTTTAAGCATATTGATTAAGATACCTTTGGCGGCCATTTATATGATCGCTATTATGTTGTGTTCAGGTGTAGCAACAAGTGTTATGAGTGCCATTGTAGTTGACATCTACCCAACAAATTTAAG AGCAATGGCTGTTTGCATTTCATTAATGTTGGGACGCATTGGCAGTGTCTCGGGAAGTTATATAATGGGTGCCCTAATAGAAAGTCATTGTGAATTAGCTTTCTATACATCATCATTCGCATTAATATTAGCTGGTTGTTTGGGTTTCCTGATGCCTAAAACCCAGGAGAATAAAAAGCAAATCAATGACAATCAAACTATTTAA
- the LOC111680322 gene encoding synaptic vesicle glycoprotein 2B-like, with product MVIQSEPITISPIEETMEKKPKEPEPIRIATIDEALEKTRYGKYNIQLIIFSGLVLNNVILESVGISFALPVIACDLDLSYQEQGILGAVCFLGIIFSSHLWGFLADTKGRKETMRPALLLAFLVTLISSFSYNFLMMAVLRFINGILISAGSATIFAYLGEFHSQKNRNKAIMCAAFISAFSAVFIPILAWLFINQDWELDIPLLHIVFKPWRLYLNVCGLSGLVCCVILNYLPESPKFLLGLNKSEEVLDILKNMHRKNTKGNKDLQDEQYTITTILPDLDTPLRKKTSDDPKSFTSILRLIWDQTAPLFMGQHIRKTCLAALIQFITFFTAHGLYMWFPYILNTTMLYTQQYEEPMCLCDILKFTQSSNFSNSNSLEDEQMENTCTTKLEISTYKHTITLEVMYVLLMLCVLFASKKFNRTLILFVVLAASGIFGVLSILIKIPLAAIYMIAIMLCSGVATSVMSAIVVDIYPTNLRAMAVCISLMLGRIGSVSGSYIMGALIESHCELAFYTSSFALILAGCLGFLMPKTQDNKKQNNDNQNI from the exons atggtTATACAATCGGAACCAATCACAATTTCCCCAATTGAGGAAACTATGGAAAAGAAACCCAAAGAACCAGAACCCATCAGAATTGCTACCATCGATGAAGCTCTGGAAAAGACAC GTTATggaaaatataatatacaaCTTATCATATTTTCGGGTCTCGTTTTGAATAATGTGATTTTGGAATCGGTTGGCATTAGTTTTGCTTTGCCTGTTATCGCCTGTGATTTAGATTTGTCTTACCAAGAGCAAGGCATTTTAGGTGCCGTTTGTTTTTTGGGTATCATTTTTAGTTCCCATTTATGGGGATTTTTAGCTGATACCAAGGGCCGCAAGGAGACAATGAGACCAGCTCTACTCTTGGCCTTTTTGGTCACATTGATATCAAGTTTTTCCTATAATTTCTTAATGATGGCAGTTTTGAGATTTATAAATGGAATATT aataTCGGCTGGTTCCGCTACTATTTTTGCCTATTTAGGTGAATTCCATTCACAAAAGAATCGCAACAAAGCTATCATGTGTGCAGCTTTCATAAGTGCCTTCAGTGCCGTATTCATTCCAATTCTTGCTTGGCTTTTCATTAATCAAGATTGGGAATTGGATATACCACTTCTACACATTGTCTTTAAACCCTGGCGGttgtatttaaatgtatgtGGTCTTTCCGGACTTGTTTGctgtgttattttaaattatttaccagAAAGTCCCAAATTCTTATTGGGTTTGAATAAATCAGAAGAAGTTCtagatattttaaagaatatgcATAGGAAAAATACTAAAGGAAATAAAGATCTCCAAGATGAGCAATATACG ATCACAACCATTTTGCCAGATTTGGATACACCTCTACGCAAAAAGACTTCGGATGATCCAAAATCATTTACATCGATTTTACGCTTAATATGGGATCAAACCGCACCACTATTCATGGGCCAACATATACGCAAAACCTGCTTGGCTgctttaatacaatttattacatttttcactGCTCATGGTCTTTATATGTGGTTTCCTTATATTCTCAATACTACCATGCTATATACGCAGCAATATGAGGAACCTATGTGTCTctgtgatattttaaaatttacacaatccTCGAATTTCTCAAACTCAAATAGTTTAGAAGATGAACAG atgGAAAACACTTGCACTACAAAGTTAGAAATCTCCACCTACAAACACACAATCACATTAGAGGTTATGTATGTGTTGTTGATGTTATGTGTGCTGTTTGCGAGCAAAAAGTTTAATCGCACTCTAATATTAt ttgtAGTTCTTGCTGCTTCTGGTATTTTTGGAGTTTTAAGCATATTGATTAAGATACCTTTGGCGGCCATTTATATGATCGCTATTATGTTGTGTTCAGGTGTAGCAACAAGTGTTATGAGTGCCATTGTAGTAGACATCTATCCCACGAATTTAAG AGCAATGGCTGTTTGCATTTCATTAATGTTGGGACGCATTGGCAGTGTTTCGGGAAGTTATATAATGGGTGCCCTAATAGAAAGTCATTGTGAATTAGCTTTCTATACATCATCATTCGCATTAATATTAGCTGGTTGTTTGGGTTTTCTGATGCCTAAAACCCAGgacaataaaaagcaaaataatgacaatcaaaatatttaa